The DNA sequence CTGAACTCTCggtcaaaataaaaataaatctgacataACACATCTGAAAGAACAGCCGTTAAACACGGCCGGTGAGGTAATCTGAGGAAGAAGAACAGCTGCTGATAACCGGATCAATACTTCAAAGTTTATTTCACTCCTGAACTTTGTCTTTTGACTCAAACAGGTGAAGGTAGGAACTCGTTCTCActtctgatttacctgcaaactttgatcattcttgtgtctgaagacaaatctacatgattgttaatgacatttttattggtttatCATTATTGATCAAAAACACAGCGATGATGGTTCgttttcttcatcaatcaaactttggtgtttttatttcctggaatgaagctgtcgtctgcagcattaaagtcagactgctgtttcctgtagggcctttcaaaataaagcgtgGTTCCTGGAGGAAGTGGTTTGCTGCTTGTGTAACTGTTGTGTGATGAGGCTGTGAAGGAGGAGGACACGTGTCTCTGCAGGACAGTTTCACCTCTGAGCTTCTTCACATTTACAGGAACCAGACACACGTAGAGGCCCAGTCTCTTTCTGCTTGGTCAAGATTttcaacttcctgtttctgcaGTAAAACTCTGTTGTTCACAGAATTTAATGTTTTAATCTTAGAAACAGAAAATGAGAAAAGGCGCTGAGAGAAAGCTTCATAGCAGCTCGGATCAGCAGATACGGCTGTATCAGTAACTTCCTCCACCTCCCACTGGTTTCTGACTGCATTCAAGTGACATAAACCCTAAAGAGAGGATCAAACCAGtgcaggatcagctgatctcTGTCCAGcaccagtgatgtgtgtttcctctgcagatgaaggtgtgtgtgtgagctgatgtggacgtgaattcagcagaatggaccagtgtgaggacagagaggagggagtccctccctctaaaacctctctgtgtggagaacatgagagtcggagcaaagctcagaggtgagatgagcatctctaactgtccatgactcttctgcatgtcagagctcaagactcacatcaccaaacctcattattacaggaatcaacctggacctggacctggacctggccctggttctggacctggacctggacctggacccagctgtgtgtccttgaagagtgacAACTCAAAGGACGAGTTTATTGACTTCAAAGGAGAGCAACATTCTGCTGTGAAGAGGTAAGTGTATACAAAAGCTGCCAAAGAATGCTTTTTAAATAGACTGAATATTTTTATCTGTATAACTTCattaaaatatttacattttaaacatttattttctatCAGGGTCCATCAGAAAAGAGACTCCCTTGAACATGAGcccagctgtttgtccttgaagagtgaCCACTCAAAGGGCTGGTTATTtgactttaaaggagaccaacagtcttcttcagagaggtgagatgtatttaaacacattaaatgtatttaaatcagtccTCATGTTAGGAAATGTCAACATGTTTCTTCCTGAGTCATTGTAGTCCTGGAcccctgtggtcctccatcacctgatggtgatctgagcttcctcctcatAGATCTTCATCTCCTGTCAGGAGATTTTTCCTCTGGTTGACACATCTGGGGGTCTCACCTTCCAgaggactgatcctgatgatgatccagagttcctcagcTGCTTCATGTCTCCATCAGTTGTCCATGTTCCTGATCTTGTTGTAACTTTTCACTGAGGTCACATGTACGTTCTCagtggatcagcaggactagtaaaccttcaGCACCACAGccagtcctctgatggactgtcctcatccaaacaggacttcatggaccttcagctggtgtttgtctctgtgaggatagacatgatgtgagctaattcttcctggttcctccacagagtggaccagcaaAGCTCAGAGCCTCCCAgcggtccgtctgtccagcagcatcagacacagctggactccatctttctggtctgtacatgaacaacaactgcttcCCCATCTGTTctgttgatgtttgtctccatgctggtctctggagaccagtggactgtcagtccgtccaacatgggtctgatgtttgtctccatgctggtctctggagaccagtgtactgtcagtctgtccaacatggtctgatgtttgtctccatgctggtctctggagaccagtggactgtcagtctgtggGTCTGATGTTCGTCTCTGtggtttcagtctgattgtgtccttcatgtggacttctcttccagctgctggaggacaacattgtcatgtttgtgaagaacgagctgaagaagatccagaggggtctgagtccagattacccagaatccctagaGCATCTGTTGCAGGGTGAGGAagaagagcagaggagcagcgatgcgtttgtgaagatcacagtgaacttcctgaggagaatgaagcaggaggagctggccgagcatctgcagagcagtaagatgatttctctgaacatttaagctgctggataaatgacccagaatgcctcaggagattaacaacattcacagatcagccaCACCATTAAACCCACTGAAAGATGAAGGGGGGGAACTCTGCTCATCTTGTTCCAACAATGTTCTGCTGGAATCAGATCTGCATTCTTAATCCACATGAAGGTTATTTTGACCGTTGACCACTAGCTAAACATTTCTGCAGACCAGTCGACCCCACATGGTCTTAGCACCCCCTACAGTAGCACCGTCCCTGTACAGGACAGCAGTGGACCTCAATAAACATGTTTAACCGACCAACACCACAAGATAACTGGAAGATTTTAGTCCTGGTTTTCCTCTTTCTGGAATCCTGCTGAACCCCAGATTGTCTTGATGGTTCTACAGATTATTGGATCAGATCATCTTCCGGTGTTTTCAAATCTTAAACCTGGAAAATCCACGTCACAGACACCGCAACAATAACAAGAACACAAAAACCCACAAACCCACAAcccaccaggggcctcatttataaaagagtgcgtaggattcatactaaaagtgcacgtaaagccaaaagccgaaaatggcggccacaaaaaaaatgttggatttataaaaccgcgtgcacgcacacttgcacgcaatgttcgctttataaatcatagtccagctggaaggttgcgcagctgaatttgcctcataccccgccctctacacgcccactttttaccatgaaGGGGCAAtacaaagtagtatttgcatatgaatgagcctgctgagcatgcgcagtggcttcctgcagcctgtttgtgcgTCCGGATGAATGAGACGCATGATGAgatgtgtcgagccaccgtgccactaaatttcacggagactgagaacgagatgttgtggatgaggtggaggacaggaaaacaacattatttggtggtcacagtaaaattagaaaaagtatataaatagtataaaataaagcgagtgaatggcagcacgccgttgctgcgctaaacgccgtgagtgccccggcgcaacagggaggacatgtcccccccacttttcaaaatcatgtttttgtccccccacttttcacagtttaaaaactaacggtaggctcagcctgtaattgcaaatcatcaagacaccctgtgcgaaggcgatgcgagaacggcccggcagccccgctccccctcccctctcctcctctcccctcagtgctcaaggctgatttatggttccgcgtcacaccaacgcagagcctacggcgtaggtgcgtgtagccgcgtaccctacggcgtaggctctgcgtcgttttaacgcggaaccataatttaggcttacacccgcacgtaaaggtttcacgggtgcgtaaaactcattatataaataaagaaatctgtgtccctttacgctctacggagcccctcatttgttctgtcctcagtcactctacggttgtcgcggtgggtgaagaggaggttcccggcgtgtcctgcaccgcggctgcagcagcagcagagagtcctgactgacgctgtgcttcaaacacagagggacacgatcagcactattatattataagtctgatatatgttgtgatatgtgatgacattattaagagtatgacatgaatctggcttcatttcaccacctcacagcctgcgttgccagttccccatatcttaagtaagttcctacgggagggtcggggttggcgtagagatacgcatatttttcagttagttttttttttttaaatcccaacctttgcgtagaaggtggcttgcgcatctttcaagccctgttttctgcgcaagcaagctttataaatgaggccccagggctgtactgctaacatcctggtactagaaactccaggacctccagatgttcttgtcacttCCACGTCCTGAATGTTCACAGGTGTTTTGGTGGTAAAAGTGATTCTACTCAATAATGGACAGATCATCGTAACGTTAGAGTCGATCAGTGTCGGTTCACATTCTGATTCTTTAGGAGAATTTATTTGAACTTTATAAAACactaatttgtttcttttttccactttttattAAGGTTCTGTAGCTGCAGTTTGTAAAAAGCGGCTGAAGtctaagctgaagaagaagtgccagtgtgtgtttgaggggattgttaaagcaggaaacccaacccttctgaagcagatctacacagagctctacatcacagagggagggactggagaggtcaacgatgaacatgaagtcagacagattgaagcagcatccaggaaaccagacagagcagaaacaaccatcagacaggaagacatctttaaactcccacctggaagagatgaaccaatcagaacggtgatgacgaagggagtggccggcatcgggaaaacagtcctaacacagaagttcactctggactgggctgaaggcagaaccaaccaggacatccagttcctgcttccattcaccttcagagagctgaatgtgctgaaagagagaaagttcagcttggtggaacttgttcatcacttcttTACTGAAATCAGAGAAatgtgcagctttgaagagttccaggtcgtgttcatctttgacggtttggatgagagtcgacttcctctggacttccacagcAATGGGgtcctgactgatgttacagagtccacctcagtggatgtgctgctgacaaacctcatcagaggaaacctgcttccttctgctcatctctggatcaccacacgacctgcagcagccaatcagatacctcctgagtgtgtctccatggtgacagaggtcagagggttcactaacccacagaaggaggattacttcaggaagaggttcagagaagaggagcagaccagcaggatcatctcccacatcaagacatcacggagcctccacatcatgtgccacatcccagtgttctgctggatcactgctacggttctggagaaagtcctggaaaccagagagggaggggagctgcccaagactctgactgagatgtacatccacttcctggtggtccaggccaaactgaagaaggtcaagtatgatggaggagctgagacggatcctcactggagtccagagagcaggaagatggtggagtctctgggaaaactggcttttgagcagctgcagaaaggaaacctgatcttctatgaaccagacctgagagagtgtggcatcgatgtcagagaggcttcagtgtactcaggagtgttcacccagatctttagagaggagagcagtctgtaccaggaccaggtcttctgcttcatccatctgagtgttcaggagtttctggctgctcttcatgtccatcgtACCTTCATGAAGTCTGGAGTCAACATGTTGGAGGAACAAAGAAACACCTCCaggtggtttaaaaaaagagcagaaaCTGACCTGTATCagagtgctgtggacaaggccttacagagtacaaacggacacctggacttgttcctccgcttcctcctgggtctcaaactggagaccaatcagactctcctacgaggtctgctgaaaccaaaacaaagaagatcACAGAACAACCAGGAAACAGTTAAATACATCAAGGagaagatcagtgaggatctgtctgcagagaaaagcatcaacctgttccactgtctgaatgaactgaacgatggttctctggtggaggagatccaacggtccctgaggtcaggacgtctctccacagatgaactgtctcctgctcagtggtcggctctggtcttcatcttactgtcatcagaagatctggaggtgtttgacctgaagaaatactcagcttcagaggaggttctacggaggctgctgccggtggtcaaatcctccaagaaagttgtgtaaggacgaacacggacacatctgttttagttacaatcaCATGTGTTCTTGGAGGAAACCAGTCAAATTCACTGTTCAACTTAGTTCAGGTTCATGAGGGACCAGTTCTCCTCAATGATTCATCTCAGGAAACTTTACATGCAGAGAAGAGAAATGCAGCTTTGATCAAGGCTGTAGTGCAGCAATCTATATTGATCAATAGTTGAATTGATCGATATTCATTTACATTCTATGATTCAATCATTTgttgaattaaataatcaatgtttaaattacatgattatttctctttaatctcctctgcaggttgagtgactgtaacctctcagaggacatctgtgcagatctgtcctcagttctcagctctcagtcctccagtctgacagaactggacctgagtaacaaccacctgcaggattcaggactgaagaagctgtgtcctggactggagagtccacactgtcacctggagtctctcaggtcagaatccaccaagtgttcaactgtgGGCCGTTGgaactgtttgtttggttgttttgttagatccccattagctgctgacctttcacagcagtttctctggggtTTCATCAGAATCATCGGCTGAACtacaacattatcattaattaaaatagaTAAACATAATGCTCACATCTAAGAGGCAACAGACACTAGAACACCTGCTCAAAGTACAAAAATAacattataatcagcacaatggCATTAGGACTCTACATTCCCTCTGTTTAAACTCAGGAATTACATTTTCTCATCACACTCTCAAACAatatattaagaaaaaaacaatcaatagCTCACTTCTCAATGGTGCATTTTATTCTCCCTGAGTAAACAGAAATTACTTGAGCTTCTTCTTAAAGTTTACCATATTATAATCTCCAATCCAAACGTCTGGTAATTAATCCTCGGCTCCATCACTCTGGGATTCATTGTCTTCTGTTTAAAGTTACTTCtacatggaggcaacagaaaagcaactgcagagtttgtgttttcttgttcatgaaatgttaaacaaataaactttcctaaataacctcatgatctctctttaatctcctctgcaggttgagtgactgtaacctctcagagtACATCTGTccagatctgtcctcagttctcagctctca is a window from the Cololabis saira isolate AMF1-May2022 chromosome 19, fColSai1.1, whole genome shotgun sequence genome containing:
- the LOC133419733 gene encoding NACHT, LRR and PYD domains-containing protein 3-like, translated to MDQCEDREEGVPPSKTSLCGEHESRSKAQRNQPGPGPGPGPGSGPGPGPGPSCVSLKSDNSKDEFIDFKGEQHSAVKRVHQKRDSLEHEPSCLSLKSDHSKGWLFDFKGDQQSSSERVDQQSSEPPSGPSVQQHQTQLDSIFLLLEDNIVMFVKNELKKIQRGLSPDYPESLEHLLQGEEEEQRSSDAFVKITVNFLRRMKQEELAEHLQSSSVAAVCKKRLKSKLKKKCQCVFEGIVKAGNPTLLKQIYTELYITEGGTGEVNDEHEVRQIEAASRKPDRAETTIRQEDIFKLPPGRDEPIRTVMTKGVAGIGKTVLTQKFTLDWAEGRTNQDIQFLLPFTFRELNVLKERKFSLVELVHHFFTEIREMCSFEEFQVVFIFDGLDESRLPLDFHSNGVLTDVTESTSVDVLLTNLIRGNLLPSAHLWITTRPAAANQIPPECVSMVTEVRGFTNPQKEDYFRKRFREEEQTSRIISHIKTSRSLHIMCHIPVFCWITATVLEKVLETREGGELPKTLTEMYIHFLVVQAKLKKVKYDGGAETDPHWSPESRKMVESLGKLAFEQLQKGNLIFYEPDLRECGIDVREASVYSGVFTQIFREESSLYQDQVFCFIHLSVQEFLAALHVHRTFMKSGVNMLEEQRNTSRWFKKRAETDLYQSAVDKALQSTNGHLDLFLRFLLGLKLETNQTLLRGLLKPKQRRSQNNQETVKYIKEKISEDLSAEKSINLFHCLNELNDGSLVEEIQRSLRSGRLSTDELSPAQWSALVFILLSSEDLEVFDLKKYSASEEVLRRLLPVVKSSKKVVLSDCNLSEDICADLSSVLSSQSSSLTELDLSNNHLQDSGLKKLCPGLESPHCHLESLRLSDCNLSEYICPDLSSVLSSQSSSLTELDLSNNDLQDSGLKKLCSGLESPHCHLESLGLSDCNLSEDICVDLSSVLSSQSSRLTELDLSNNDLQDSGLKKLCPGLESPHCHLESLRLSDCNLSEDICADLSSVLSSQSSSLTELDLSNNDLQDSGLKKLCPGLESPHCHLESLRLSECNLSEDICADLSSVLSSQSSSLTELDLSNNHLQDSGLKKLCPGLESPHCHLESLRLSGCNLSEDICADLSSVLSSQSSSLTELDLSNNHLQDSGLKKLCPGLESPHCHLESLRLSGCLISEEGCASLVSALSSNPSHLRELDLSYNHPGESAGKLLSAGLEDPRWRLDTLRLSGCLISEEGCASLVSALSCNPSHLRELDLSYNHPGESAVKLLSAGLEDPRWRLDTLRVEPAGQPWLIPGLRKYSCQLTIDTNTVNKRIKLSDNNRKMMFVKEDQSYPDHPDRFDYWRQLLCKEVLTDRCYWEVQTRGGVSVSVSYRRISRKGGSNDCVFGWNDHSWSLECSDDGRYSVCHNNRGTSSSSSSSVSDRVAVYVDVPAGTLSFYSVSPDRLIHIHTFNTTFTEPLSPGFGFGFGSSVSLC